The proteins below are encoded in one region of Pseudomonas putida NBRC 14164:
- a CDS encoding serine hydrolase domain-containing protein, with protein sequence MLKGLLLVLCLALATAEAEDWPDPAWQNDPATFDWQAVDAYAFPPRTAPDRSGIRTDALLIIRDGRILHERYTAPTTAATAHLTWSVSKSVLATLMGVAQGEGRFQLEDPVTRFYPAMRGHPGIRMADLLHWASGLDWQEDYEYAPLKSSVVAMLYTRGREDMAAYTAARGASASPGQRFLYSSGDSNLLAAALRGMLDAGQYPDYPWHALFTPLGIDSAVWERDRAGTYVGSSYLYLSARDLARIGLLMQRDGRWQGRQLLPKAWVAFNRTAFDHAEPVPGEATPGGHWWLNQPLAGAARPWPSAPEDTYAALGHWGQALYVLPAQKLVVVRYADDRDGSYQHDELLKRVLAAMAREGT encoded by the coding sequence ATGCTGAAAGGTCTGCTACTGGTTCTTTGCCTGGCCCTGGCAACCGCCGAAGCCGAGGACTGGCCTGACCCTGCCTGGCAGAACGACCCTGCCACCTTCGACTGGCAAGCCGTCGACGCCTACGCCTTCCCCCCTCGCACTGCCCCCGACCGCAGCGGCATCCGCACCGACGCGCTGCTGATCATCCGCGACGGCCGTATCCTCCACGAGCGCTACACCGCCCCCACCACTGCCGCCACCGCGCATCTGACCTGGTCGGTAAGCAAGAGCGTACTCGCCACGCTGATGGGCGTGGCCCAAGGCGAAGGACGCTTCCAGCTGGAAGATCCGGTCACCCGTTTCTACCCCGCCATGCGCGGTCATCCGGGCATACGCATGGCCGATCTGCTGCACTGGGCCAGTGGCCTGGACTGGCAGGAAGACTACGAATACGCCCCGCTCAAGTCCTCGGTGGTGGCCATGCTGTATACCCGCGGCCGCGAGGACATGGCGGCCTATACGGCGGCGCGGGGCGCGTCGGCCAGCCCCGGTCAGCGATTCCTCTACTCCAGTGGCGACAGCAACCTGCTGGCCGCCGCGCTGCGCGGCATGCTGGATGCCGGGCAATATCCCGATTACCCTTGGCACGCGCTGTTCACCCCGCTGGGTATCGACAGCGCAGTGTGGGAGCGTGACCGGGCGGGCACCTACGTGGGCTCTTCCTATCTGTACCTCAGCGCCCGCGACCTGGCGCGTATCGGCTTGCTGATGCAGCGCGACGGCCGTTGGCAAGGCCGGCAACTGCTGCCCAAGGCCTGGGTGGCCTTCAACCGCACAGCGTTTGACCATGCCGAACCTGTGCCGGGTGAGGCCACCCCTGGCGGCCACTGGTGGCTCAACCAGCCGCTTGCCGGCGCCGCGCGGCCTTGGCCAAGTGCGCCCGAAGACACCTACGCCGCCCTTGGCCACTGGGGCCAGGCGCTGTACGTGCTGCCCGCGCAAAAGCTGGTGGTCGTGCGCTATGCCGATGACCGCGACGGCAGTTACCAGCACGACGAACTGCTCAAGCGGGTACTGGCGGCCATGGCCCGGGAGGGCACATGA
- a CDS encoding YceI family protein, with product MFKLPRLLPALLLALCLPAHANWHLDGESSRLSFITGKNGDTAEVHRFLVLHGTVDRKGVAGLSIEMDSVSSGIPLRDEQMRDNLFEVGRFAEATVKAQIDLRPINDLADGAQIELRLPLTVTLHGQSHSYNALLLATRLDARRFQVVTLEPLLLRAEDFGLLPGLESLRKFAGLKSINPSVPVSAVLIFTAR from the coding sequence ATGTTCAAACTGCCCCGTCTACTGCCCGCTTTGTTGCTGGCTTTGTGCCTGCCCGCCCACGCCAATTGGCACCTCGATGGCGAATCTTCGCGCCTGTCGTTCATTACCGGCAAGAACGGTGACACCGCCGAAGTGCACCGCTTTCTGGTGCTGCACGGTACGGTCGACCGCAAAGGCGTGGCAGGGCTGAGCATCGAGATGGACTCTGTCAGCAGTGGCATCCCGCTGCGTGACGAGCAAATGCGCGACAACCTGTTCGAGGTCGGGCGCTTCGCCGAGGCCACGGTAAAGGCGCAGATCGATCTGCGGCCGATTAATGACCTGGCCGATGGTGCACAGATCGAGTTGCGCTTGCCGCTGACGGTCACGTTGCATGGCCAGTCGCACAGCTACAACGCCTTGCTTTTGGCCACTCGCCTGGATGCGCGGCGGTTCCAGGTTGTGACCCTGGAACCGCTGCTGCTGCGCGCCGAGGATTTCGGTTTGCTGCCGGGGCTGGAAAGCCTGCGCAAGTTTGCCGGGCTCAAGTCCATCAACCCGTCGGTGCCGGTTAGCGCGGTGCTGATTTTCACCGCCCGCTGA
- a CDS encoding phospholipase D-like domain-containing protein — MPGPVFPWRDGNQFELLIDGPEFFPRMLEAIVGAEFQVDLELYLVEAGACAEAVVEVLEQAARRGVRVRCLFDDYGSLAFNSALRQRLLEAGVYLRWYNRLRWKRGLRNLYRDHRKLLLVDERWAVVGGTGVTDEFWKPGDATSEWHEVMVQIQGPVVTDWQLLFDRQWSANNRRTAWRPAEGFGLPRLPKLPAHGQGMGRVAYADARQHQDILHSLVRALNSGKQRVWLATPYFLPTWSVRRSLRRAASKGLDVRLLLTGPRTDHPSVRYAGHRYYPRLLRAGVRIFEYQPCFLHLKMAVVDDWVSVGSCNFDHWNLRFNLEANIEALDPPLTAAVVASFERDFALSQEVDLDHWHARPLWRRVKQRIWGWIDRLVVNVLDRRD; from the coding sequence ATGCCGGGGCCGGTCTTCCCCTGGCGGGATGGCAACCAGTTCGAACTGCTGATCGACGGCCCCGAGTTCTTTCCGCGCATGCTGGAGGCAATCGTGGGTGCCGAGTTTCAGGTTGACCTGGAGCTGTACCTGGTCGAGGCCGGCGCCTGTGCCGAGGCCGTGGTCGAAGTGCTGGAGCAGGCCGCCCGGCGTGGTGTGCGGGTGCGTTGCCTGTTCGATGACTATGGCTCGCTGGCCTTCAACAGCGCCCTGCGCCAGCGCCTGCTGGAAGCCGGTGTGTACCTGCGCTGGTACAACCGCCTGCGCTGGAAGCGTGGCCTGCGCAACCTGTACCGCGACCACCGCAAGCTTTTGCTGGTGGACGAACGCTGGGCGGTGGTGGGCGGCACGGGCGTAACCGACGAGTTCTGGAAGCCGGGCGACGCGACCAGCGAATGGCATGAGGTGATGGTGCAGATTCAAGGGCCGGTGGTAACCGACTGGCAACTGCTGTTCGACCGCCAGTGGTCCGCCAACAATCGCCGCACCGCCTGGCGCCCTGCCGAAGGCTTCGGCCTGCCGCGCCTGCCCAAGTTGCCTGCCCACGGGCAGGGCATGGGCCGGGTGGCCTATGCCGACGCCCGTCAGCACCAGGACATCCTGCATTCGCTGGTGCGGGCGCTGAACAGTGGCAAGCAACGGGTATGGCTGGCCACGCCGTACTTCCTGCCGACCTGGAGCGTGCGCCGTTCTTTGCGCCGTGCCGCCAGCAAGGGGCTTGATGTGCGCCTGTTGCTGACCGGCCCACGCACCGACCACCCGTCGGTCCGCTACGCAGGGCACCGCTATTACCCACGCCTGCTGCGCGCCGGGGTGCGGATTTTCGAATACCAACCGTGCTTCCTGCACCTGAAGATGGCCGTGGTAGACGACTGGGTCAGCGTCGGGTCGTGCAACTTCGACCACTGGAACCTGCGCTTCAACCTTGAGGCCAACATCGAGGCGCTGGACCCGCCGTTGACAGCGGCGGTGGTGGCCAGCTTCGAGCGCGACTTTGCCTTGAGCCAGGAAGTCGACCTCGACCACTGGCATGCCCGCCCCCTCTGGCGCAGGGTGAAGCAGCGGATCTGGGGCTGGATCGACCGACTGGTGGTCAACGTGCTCGACCGCCGTGACTGA
- a CDS encoding DJ-1/PfpI family protein, translating to MTAKKILMLVGDYVEDYEAMVPFQALSMVGHTVHAVCPEKLAGQTVRTAIHDFEGEQTYSEKPGHNFALNYDFVRVRPESYDALLIPGGRAPEYLRLDEKVLELVRAFDQAGKPIAAVCHGAQLLAAAGVLEGRECSAYPACAPEVRLAGGTFIDIAVDQAHVDGNLVTAPAWPAHPAWLAAFLKVLGTRIV from the coding sequence ATGACGGCGAAGAAGATTCTGATGCTGGTGGGCGACTACGTCGAGGATTACGAAGCGATGGTGCCGTTCCAGGCCTTGAGTATGGTGGGCCATACCGTGCATGCGGTGTGCCCGGAGAAATTGGCGGGGCAGACAGTGCGCACTGCCATCCATGATTTTGAGGGTGAGCAGACCTACAGCGAAAAGCCGGGGCACAACTTTGCCCTGAATTACGACTTCGTGCGGGTGCGGCCCGAGAGTTACGACGCGCTGCTGATCCCGGGTGGCCGTGCGCCGGAGTACCTGCGCCTGGATGAAAAAGTGCTGGAGCTGGTGCGGGCGTTCGACCAGGCCGGCAAGCCGATTGCGGCGGTGTGCCATGGTGCCCAGCTGTTGGCGGCGGCGGGTGTGCTGGAGGGGCGCGAATGCAGCGCGTACCCCGCGTGTGCGCCGGAAGTGCGTCTGGCGGGCGGCACGTTCATCGACATCGCGGTGGACCAGGCCCATGTGGATGGCAACCTGGTGACTGCACCGGCCTGGCCGGCGCACCCGGCATGGCTGGCGGCATTTCTGAAGGTGCTGGGCACCCGCATCGTCTGA
- a CDS encoding nuclear transport factor 2 family protein has translation MTATELVNAYYAAFNAGDMPGFLALLSEDVIHDINQGERQMGKARFAAFMDKMNRCYRERLADIVVMQNADGSRAAAEFTVHGEYLADDQGLPAANGQTYVLPAGAFFYIHCGKIARVTNYYNLNDWVEQVA, from the coding sequence ATGACCGCTACCGAACTGGTGAATGCTTACTACGCCGCGTTCAACGCCGGCGACATGCCGGGCTTTCTCGCCCTGCTGAGCGAGGACGTGATCCACGACATCAACCAGGGCGAGCGGCAAATGGGCAAGGCCCGGTTTGCCGCGTTCATGGACAAGATGAACCGCTGCTACCGCGAACGCCTGGCCGATATCGTGGTGATGCAGAATGCCGACGGCAGCCGCGCGGCGGCGGAGTTCACCGTGCATGGCGAGTACCTGGCGGATGACCAAGGGTTGCCGGCAGCCAACGGGCAGACCTATGTGCTGCCGGCGGGGGCGTTTTTCTATATCCACTGCGGCAAGATTGCCCGGGTGACCAACTACTACAACCTCAATGACTGGGTTGAGCAGGTAGCCTAA
- a CDS encoding GNAT family N-acetyltransferase, whose protein sequence is MEIRLLHGAAIAPYIDDLARLRLSVFREFPYLYDGTPEYEADYLAAYARSGRSLVVLALDDGKVVGASTGLPLVDVAPEFQQPFLAQGRDPASVYYFGESLVLPEYRGQGLGVRFFIERESYAHKLAEFDYCAFCAVERPGVHPRRPADYKPLHGFWRNRGFLHDPSLRTTYAWRDLDEQESSDKLMSFWLKELPI, encoded by the coding sequence ATGGAAATACGCCTGTTGCACGGCGCCGCTATCGCGCCATACATCGATGACCTCGCTCGCCTGCGCCTTAGCGTGTTTCGCGAGTTTCCCTACCTGTACGACGGCACCCCGGAGTACGAGGCTGACTACCTGGCCGCCTATGCGCGCTCCGGGCGTAGCCTGGTGGTGCTGGCGCTGGACGACGGCAAGGTGGTGGGCGCTTCCACCGGCCTGCCGCTTGTGGATGTCGCCCCTGAGTTCCAGCAGCCGTTCCTGGCCCAGGGCCGCGACCCGGCCAGCGTGTATTACTTCGGTGAGTCGCTGGTGCTGCCGGAGTACCGTGGCCAGGGCCTGGGCGTGCGCTTCTTCATCGAACGCGAGTCCTATGCGCACAAACTGGCCGAGTTCGATTACTGCGCGTTCTGCGCGGTGGAGCGGCCAGGTGTGCACCCGCGACGGCCGGCAGACTACAAACCTTTGCACGGTTTCTGGCGCAACCGCGGCTTCCTGCATGACCCGTCATTGCGTACCACCTACGCCTGGCGCGACCTGGATGAACAGGAAAGCTCCGACAAGCTGATGTCGTTCTGGCTGAAGGAACTGCCGATATGA
- a CDS encoding carbon-nitrogen hydrolase family protein → MIRLAACQYAIELHETWDAYADHLQGLCAEAVEAGARLLLLPEYAGLVLSGQLSAEQRGDLKASIAGIQPLIEPWRALCESLARRWGIYLQPGSVPLLDSDGRYRNRAWLFGPKGVLGYQDKLMMTRFEREQWDIAAGQGLQVFDTELGRLGILICYDNEFPMLARGLAEAGADLILAPSCTDTEAGYHRVRIGAQARALENQIAVLQSPTVGHAPWSPALDENIGRAGLFVPPDHGMPGDGVVALSEALSPACSQWLVCEVDLEEVRRVRREGQVFTRRDWPEQFDRVL, encoded by the coding sequence ATGATCCGCCTGGCGGCCTGTCAGTACGCCATCGAACTGCATGAAACCTGGGACGCCTACGCCGACCACCTGCAGGGCCTGTGCGCCGAGGCCGTGGAGGCGGGCGCACGCTTGCTGCTGCTACCGGAATACGCCGGTCTGGTATTGAGCGGCCAACTGAGTGCCGAGCAGCGGGGTGACCTGAAGGCTTCGATTGCCGGCATCCAGCCGTTGATCGAGCCGTGGAGGGCGCTGTGCGAGAGCCTTGCCCGGCGTTGGGGAATCTACCTGCAACCGGGCAGCGTGCCGTTGCTGGACAGCGATGGGCGGTACCGCAACCGTGCCTGGCTGTTCGGCCCCAAGGGTGTGCTGGGTTACCAGGACAAGCTGATGATGACCCGGTTCGAGCGAGAGCAGTGGGACATCGCGGCGGGCCAGGGGCTACAGGTGTTCGACACCGAGTTGGGGCGCCTGGGGATTTTGATCTGTTATGACAATGAATTCCCCATGCTGGCCAGGGGCCTGGCCGAGGCGGGTGCCGACCTGATCCTGGCGCCCAGCTGTACCGATACCGAGGCGGGTTACCACCGGGTACGCATCGGCGCCCAGGCGCGGGCACTGGAGAACCAGATTGCCGTATTGCAGAGCCCTACGGTGGGGCATGCGCCATGGTCGCCTGCGTTGGACGAGAATATCGGGCGGGCAGGGTTGTTCGTTCCGCCGGATCACGGGATGCCGGGGGATGGAGTGGTGGCGTTGAGCGAGGCACTGAGCCCGGCGTGCAGCCAGTGGCTGGTGTGTGAGGTGGACCTGGAGGAAGTGCGGCGTGTGAGGCGGGAAGGGCAGGTGTTTACCCGCAGGGACTGGCCGGAGCAGTTTGACAGAGTCTTGTGA